The following are from one region of the Phycisphaeraceae bacterium genome:
- a CDS encoding ComEC/Rec2 family competence protein → MSAVFDDAPSLDLVQEEPVPARRRVWLCVLAIGAAATVATRIETTMLAWWAAAGVAAVAAVFVRGRGQRVLLLLTVGSVAGGWFVLRTETIRWDSIERVAVGDGRTLLAVEGLVLSKPEPRREAIDRLSRYRFGQAGASFDLRVEKAHLGDGMRRASGSVRVYVDDQAEDSLAHIEPGAKVRLVGWYLPPVASMNPGDSDRLRWARLSGRAGSVSTSSGALIERIDEGSPGWRAGAVRMTNALRARASGLLDGEPTAGRAILRAILLGEDDPALRESRSAFAATGTSHLLAISGFHLAVLCAIAAMGLRLSGEHGGLESLVLAALVLLVLVLVPARVPIVRAGVMVLVLLLSDALGRRYDRLTMLGWVAVGLFVWRPMDVFSMGAQLSVGITALLLWPGLAKHRWLVEPRILGIKKGRVSNATRLMRRMRGYLGVCVVCWLFSLPIVMCHTGQVNLTGALTTAFMTPLIVVLLGVGYVALFMHLIWPGSAAMLVLLMIEAADWGGGWIARVAAIESLAPTVAPSSALWACVAMVTLWIYLRAARVWNWPLIAAMGLLVASVALFQTGNRPLRSGVVLRIDTLAVGDGSCFIVRSGREAMIWDCGSLRADLRPVLERAQRALGVRAVSAAVVTHADLDHYISLPDAMEVFGIDRVLVPEHFLVAKNAPLRSLHEELRSRNVEPETIARGDYDVLGHTAIMVLWPPASAEMAKDNEVSVVCRLEVQTDVGVRRVLLTGDIESGAMEVLLEDREWIAADVLEVPHHGSFSLKAWEFVEAVGPRVVLQSTGIRRARDERWNGAKQTREWYVTALDGASWVEIMRDGTIRSGSMRRPDVGRQR, encoded by the coding sequence ATGTCGGCCGTGTTCGATGATGCGCCATCACTTGATCTCGTGCAGGAGGAGCCAGTCCCGGCTCGAAGGCGGGTGTGGCTGTGCGTGCTGGCAATCGGAGCGGCTGCGACCGTTGCAACTCGGATCGAGACAACGATGCTTGCGTGGTGGGCGGCTGCGGGCGTAGCGGCGGTGGCTGCGGTGTTTGTGCGTGGGCGCGGGCAACGAGTGCTCCTGCTGCTCACGGTCGGATCGGTGGCGGGCGGTTGGTTCGTGCTCCGGACGGAGACGATCCGATGGGACTCGATCGAGCGCGTAGCTGTGGGCGATGGGCGCACGCTTCTTGCGGTCGAAGGCCTTGTGCTGTCAAAGCCCGAGCCGCGGCGTGAGGCGATTGATCGCCTGTCGCGCTATCGGTTTGGACAGGCTGGCGCGTCGTTTGATCTGCGGGTCGAGAAGGCTCACCTGGGCGATGGAATGAGGCGTGCGAGCGGATCGGTACGTGTGTATGTCGATGACCAGGCTGAGGATTCGCTTGCGCACATTGAGCCTGGCGCGAAGGTGCGGCTGGTGGGCTGGTACCTGCCGCCAGTTGCGTCTATGAATCCGGGGGATAGTGATCGGCTGCGGTGGGCCAGACTGAGCGGAAGAGCAGGATCGGTCTCGACATCGTCAGGGGCGTTGATCGAACGAATTGATGAGGGTTCGCCGGGATGGCGGGCGGGCGCGGTGCGGATGACGAACGCTCTGCGCGCGCGTGCGTCGGGGCTGCTCGATGGCGAGCCGACAGCGGGACGGGCCATCCTCCGTGCGATTCTGCTCGGCGAAGATGATCCGGCGCTGCGCGAGTCACGCAGCGCCTTCGCTGCGACAGGTACATCGCACCTGCTTGCGATCTCGGGGTTTCATCTTGCGGTGTTGTGCGCGATTGCAGCGATGGGGCTTCGATTGAGTGGGGAGCACGGCGGGCTCGAATCGCTCGTGCTCGCGGCACTGGTGTTGCTTGTGCTGGTGCTGGTTCCGGCGCGGGTGCCGATTGTGCGGGCCGGGGTGATGGTGCTGGTGCTTCTGCTGAGCGATGCGTTGGGGCGTCGGTATGACAGGCTGACCATGCTCGGGTGGGTCGCGGTGGGTTTGTTCGTGTGGAGACCGATGGACGTGTTCTCGATGGGTGCGCAGTTGAGTGTCGGGATCACGGCGCTGCTTCTTTGGCCTGGATTGGCGAAACATCGGTGGCTCGTCGAGCCTCGCATCCTGGGAATCAAGAAAGGTCGCGTGTCGAATGCGACTCGGCTGATGAGGAGAATGCGTGGATATCTTGGCGTGTGCGTGGTCTGCTGGCTGTTCTCGCTGCCGATCGTGATGTGTCACACCGGGCAGGTGAATCTGACGGGCGCGCTGACGACAGCGTTCATGACACCACTGATCGTGGTGCTGCTGGGAGTGGGATATGTTGCGTTGTTCATGCATCTGATCTGGCCCGGGAGCGCTGCGATGCTGGTCCTGCTCATGATCGAGGCTGCGGATTGGGGAGGCGGATGGATAGCGCGTGTGGCGGCGATCGAATCGCTTGCACCGACTGTGGCGCCTTCGAGCGCGCTGTGGGCGTGCGTTGCGATGGTGACGTTGTGGATCTATCTGCGCGCGGCGCGAGTTTGGAACTGGCCTCTGATCGCAGCGATGGGGCTGCTCGTAGCGAGCGTTGCGCTGTTTCAGACGGGGAATCGGCCGCTTCGGTCGGGGGTCGTGTTGCGCATCGATACGCTGGCGGTCGGGGATGGGTCGTGCTTCATTGTGCGCAGTGGGCGTGAGGCGATGATCTGGGATTGCGGATCGTTGCGTGCGGACCTGAGGCCGGTGCTGGAACGGGCGCAGCGTGCCCTTGGTGTGCGCGCTGTTTCTGCTGCGGTGGTGACACACGCGGATCTGGACCATTACATTTCGCTTCCGGATGCGATGGAGGTGTTTGGGATTGATCGCGTGCTTGTGCCAGAGCATTTCTTGGTTGCCAAGAACGCACCACTGCGGTCATTGCATGAAGAACTGAGGTCGCGCAACGTTGAGCCGGAGACGATCGCTCGCGGTGATTACGACGTGCTGGGGCATACTGCGATCATGGTCCTTTGGCCACCAGCATCGGCGGAGATGGCCAAGGACAACGAAGTTTCGGTCGTGTGTCGATTGGAGGTCCAAACCGATGTCGGCGTGCGGCGCGTGTTGTTGACGGGCGACATCGAATCGGGAGCGATGGAGGTGCTGCTCGAAGATCGCGAGTGGATCGCGGCCGACGTGCTGGAAGTGCCGCACCACGGGAGTTTTTCGCTCAAGGCGTGGGAGTTTGTCGAGGCGGTCGGTCCCCGTGTGGTGCTGCAATCGACAGGCATCAGGCGAGCGCGCGATGAACGCTGGAACGGTGCGAAGCAAACGCGTGAGTGGTATGTGACTGCGCTCGATGGTGCGAGCTGGGTGGAAATCATGCGCGATGGGACCATTCGCTCGGGGTCGATGCGACGGCCAGACGTTGGCAGGCAGCGGTGA
- a CDS encoding prepilin-type N-terminal cleavage/methylation domain-containing protein has translation MSRVQEQSRGFSLVELLTVIAIIALVISIIIPVLGGARDAGRRVSTQGLLSDIANAASKFKLDNNGRNPGYFSEREMGSADNATRGMSGMENAMLDLGGQKAIVASAGAGIVSVGPIANQAIFVNPNLVGADEGAYFKPSREYFVAQTSPGQQVGVSGHTSSSENDPQLLDVVDSFGQPVLFWSADTHTVPQARSAANFASIATGAAQPAMFYWNSNAAFLQANNLGRKGEDMTLSPTPGQKASLIGSGAGTTDRESTLRALLGSASAPATGSGSTVDQVLSSPSMAAIQGLFPARGRGAFVVHAAGRDGIYLSAKDRGFGSTNLSGNRLDYGMNFFQSANARLLDDENKPSSRDVASEFDDIIVSGN, from the coding sequence ATGTCGAGGGTTCAGGAACAATCGCGCGGATTCAGTCTGGTGGAGTTGCTGACGGTCATTGCGATCATCGCGCTGGTGATTTCGATCATCATTCCGGTGCTTGGCGGGGCGCGGGACGCGGGTCGGCGTGTGTCGACGCAGGGGCTTTTGAGCGACATTGCCAATGCGGCGAGCAAGTTCAAACTGGACAACAACGGGCGCAATCCGGGATACTTCTCGGAGCGCGAGATGGGAAGTGCGGACAACGCGACGCGTGGCATGTCGGGGATGGAGAACGCGATGCTCGATCTGGGGGGGCAGAAGGCGATCGTCGCGAGTGCGGGGGCGGGGATTGTCTCGGTGGGACCGATCGCGAATCAGGCCATTTTCGTGAATCCGAACCTGGTGGGTGCTGATGAAGGGGCGTATTTCAAGCCTTCGCGTGAGTACTTCGTGGCGCAGACGAGCCCGGGCCAGCAGGTTGGGGTTTCGGGCCATACGTCGAGTTCGGAGAACGATCCGCAGTTGCTCGATGTGGTGGATTCGTTTGGTCAGCCGGTGCTGTTCTGGAGCGCCGACACGCACACGGTGCCTCAGGCCAGGTCGGCGGCGAATTTTGCGTCGATTGCGACAGGCGCGGCGCAGCCTGCGATGTTCTACTGGAACTCGAACGCGGCGTTTCTTCAGGCCAACAACCTCGGGCGCAAGGGTGAGGACATGACGCTGTCGCCTACACCCGGGCAAAAGGCAAGCCTGATTGGTTCTGGCGCGGGTACGACGGACCGCGAAAGCACGCTTCGAGCACTGCTTGGAAGTGCGTCGGCTCCGGCGACAGGGTCTGGTTCGACGGTGGACCAGGTGCTGTCGAGCCCATCGATGGCGGCGATTCAGGGGCTGTTCCCGGCGCGCGGGCGCGGGGCGTTCGTGGTGCACGCAGCGGGCCGGGATGGGATTTATCTGAGTGCCAAGGATCGCGGGTTCGGGTCGACGAATCTTTCGGGAAACCGACTCGACTATGGCATGAACTTCTTCCAGAGTGCCAACGCGCGGCTTTTGGATGACGAGAACAAGCCGAGCAGCCGCGATGTGGCCAGTGAGTTCGACGACATCATCGTGTCGGGAAATTGA
- a CDS encoding FHA domain-containing protein, which translates to MLVLSVIAGPDTGRKFELPRDEPQLIGRSSEALPLTDNTVSRRHAELTPDDGLWWVRDLQSQNGTYINGVRIAERTRLHAGDQIRVGATVFVFGEVNSQDASIVRVMDPRDLSTEVDYRIQSNEDSVILAEPEPRAAAVDHLRVIYRLTTLTTQVANQAELLRQVMELVFTEFKPERGVIMVAPSGAEGELEPAVVKYRSRPKDDEDREIRVSRTILTAAVRQGEGVLSSNAMNDPRFESGDSVQRYNIRSAICSPIRFRDTTFGAIYIDSSMANYTFTREQLALMNAIGQHTGLALANAEHTRRQLHAERLAAMGETVAGLSHSIKNILQGLRGGADVVEMGLKKDDLKIARGGWDILKRNLDRIVSLTLNMLAFSRQRQVELELTRVGPLVEDCVQLLEARCEDKRIAMIVDADPEMPPIPLDSNLIHQALMNLLGNAIEAVEPVRGVVTVRVLFHEAGPTRPTPYAEITIIDNGIGIPSNKLAWIFEPFNTTKGLRGTGLGLAVTKRIIHEHRGRIIVESAEGRGATFRVLLPADLDTAFDPSATAENKVTAADLMRGL; encoded by the coding sequence ATGCTTGTGCTTTCGGTCATAGCGGGCCCCGACACGGGGCGGAAGTTCGAACTCCCGCGCGATGAGCCTCAACTCATCGGACGGTCGAGCGAGGCGCTGCCTTTGACGGACAACACCGTCAGTCGGCGGCACGCGGAGCTGACCCCAGATGATGGGTTGTGGTGGGTGCGCGATCTCCAGAGCCAGAACGGGACCTACATCAATGGTGTGCGCATCGCGGAGCGCACGAGGCTGCACGCGGGCGATCAGATTCGTGTGGGCGCAACGGTCTTCGTGTTTGGCGAGGTCAACAGCCAGGACGCATCGATTGTGCGTGTGATGGACCCTCGCGATCTCTCGACGGAGGTCGATTACCGCATACAGAGCAACGAAGACTCGGTGATTTTGGCTGAGCCTGAGCCTCGTGCGGCTGCGGTCGATCACCTGAGGGTGATTTACCGTCTGACGACATTGACGACGCAGGTCGCGAATCAGGCAGAACTCCTGCGTCAGGTGATGGAGCTTGTGTTTACGGAGTTCAAGCCCGAGCGCGGGGTGATCATGGTTGCGCCATCGGGGGCTGAGGGCGAACTCGAGCCCGCGGTTGTGAAGTATCGCTCGCGGCCGAAGGATGACGAGGACCGAGAGATCAGGGTGAGCCGAACGATTTTGACAGCGGCTGTGCGCCAGGGTGAGGGGGTGCTGAGTTCCAACGCGATGAACGACCCGAGGTTCGAATCGGGCGACAGCGTGCAACGGTACAACATCCGCTCGGCGATCTGCTCGCCGATCCGGTTTCGTGATACGACGTTTGGCGCGATCTATATCGACAGTTCGATGGCCAACTACACGTTCACACGCGAGCAGTTGGCGTTGATGAACGCAATCGGGCAGCATACGGGCCTGGCGCTGGCCAATGCTGAACACACGCGGCGGCAGTTGCACGCTGAGCGTCTGGCCGCGATGGGAGAGACGGTCGCGGGCCTGAGCCACTCGATCAAGAATATTTTGCAAGGGCTGCGTGGCGGGGCAGATGTGGTGGAGATGGGGCTCAAGAAGGATGACTTGAAGATTGCGCGTGGCGGGTGGGACATTCTCAAGCGCAATCTCGATCGGATTGTGAGCCTGACGCTGAACATGCTGGCGTTCAGTCGGCAGAGGCAGGTGGAGTTGGAGTTGACGCGTGTTGGGCCTCTGGTCGAAGATTGCGTGCAACTGCTTGAGGCGCGGTGTGAGGACAAGAGAATCGCGATGATTGTGGACGCGGACCCGGAAATGCCTCCGATTCCGCTGGATTCAAATCTGATTCATCAGGCGTTGATGAACCTGCTGGGGAACGCGATCGAAGCGGTGGAGCCAGTGCGCGGGGTGGTGACGGTGCGGGTGCTGTTTCATGAAGCGGGCCCGACAAGGCCAACGCCGTATGCCGAGATCACGATTATTGATAACGGGATAGGCATCCCGTCGAACAAGTTGGCGTGGATCTTTGAGCCTTTCAACACGACCAAGGGCTTGCGCGGCACGGGGCTGGGTCTTGCGGTGACCAAGCGAATCATTCATGAGCACCGAGGGCGGATCATCGTCGAGAGTGCCGAAGGGCGCGGTGCGACGTTCAGGGTGCTGCTGCCTGCGGATCTGGATACGGCCTTCGACCCGTCGGCGACGGCGGAGAACAAGGTGACGGCTGCGGACTTGATGCGGGGGCTGTAA
- the holA gene encoding DNA polymerase III subunit delta produces the protein MAKRSSSSDPNSAKATGGFTPENRIVLLHGPDLLLRTEHTAALKKVLESAHGEVDVLRFAGADADAATVLDECRSFGLIAAHKLVILDEAEQLIKGDDIRPLFERYADNPSPGATLLIRSAAWRPGNLDKQIAKVGLVIKCSELDKPEVHAWVVRRAKDNHNVPIDRKAADELVERIGPNLAQLDIDLAKLALAAVASCSKSITLELVEEFVVLTKEIKPWVVGEYLLSGSAENAIDSMRKTIETSPRGAEIPLLYACSSTAQSLHAAAVAHRLRMPIAEFAKQTMSRGTWAIEKPYRAAASLAPEQTAPLLTACVRADAHSKSGVGRPDRLIEMLAVEFACTTRKS, from the coding sequence ATGGCCAAACGATCCTCAAGTTCCGATCCCAATTCCGCCAAGGCTACCGGCGGCTTCACACCCGAGAACCGCATCGTTCTCCTCCATGGCCCCGATCTTCTGCTCCGCACAGAACACACCGCCGCCCTCAAAAAAGTCCTCGAATCCGCCCACGGCGAGGTCGATGTCCTCCGCTTCGCCGGTGCCGATGCAGACGCCGCCACAGTTCTGGACGAGTGCCGCAGTTTCGGTCTGATCGCTGCGCACAAACTCGTCATTCTCGATGAAGCCGAACAACTCATCAAGGGCGACGATATTCGTCCCCTCTTCGAGCGATACGCCGACAACCCCTCTCCCGGAGCAACGCTCCTCATTCGAAGCGCCGCCTGGCGCCCCGGCAATCTCGACAAGCAGATCGCCAAGGTCGGCCTCGTCATCAAGTGCAGCGAACTCGACAAACCCGAAGTACACGCCTGGGTTGTCCGCCGCGCCAAAGACAATCACAACGTGCCCATCGATCGCAAGGCAGCAGACGAACTCGTCGAACGCATTGGTCCCAATCTTGCCCAACTTGACATTGATCTGGCCAAGCTCGCCCTTGCCGCCGTAGCCTCGTGCTCCAAATCCATCACCCTCGAACTGGTGGAGGAATTTGTGGTCCTGACCAAGGAGATCAAACCTTGGGTGGTAGGTGAGTACCTGCTTTCGGGGAGCGCCGAGAACGCGATCGACTCCATGCGCAAGACGATCGAAACGTCGCCCCGAGGTGCGGAGATTCCACTTTTATACGCATGTTCGTCGACCGCCCAGAGTCTCCATGCCGCTGCTGTCGCGCATCGTTTGCGCATGCCAATCGCCGAGTTTGCCAAGCAAACGATGTCGCGTGGGACGTGGGCGATCGAAAAACCATATCGTGCCGCTGCTTCGCTTGCTCCCGAGCAGACCGCACCGTTGCTCACAGCGTGCGTTCGTGCCGATGCACACTCCAAATCGGGGGTGGGTCGGCCCGATCGGTTGATCGAGATGCTCGCGGTCGAGTTTGCCTGCACGACCCGCAAGTCCTGA
- a CDS encoding ATP-dependent Clp protease ATP-binding subunit, translating into MFERFTDRARKVMALANQEAQRFNHEYIGTEHILLGLVKEGSGVGANVLKNLDVDLRKVRLEVEKLVKAGPEMVTMGKLPQTPRAKKVIEYAIEEARNLNHNYVGTEHLLLGLLREHDGVAAQVLMNLNLKLEEVREEVLNLLGAGAETDTSAGETAIPGAAPGNGGEARGARRKSQTPALDSFGRDLTELARESQLDPVIGRATEIERLTQVLCRRTKNNPVLLGEAGVGKTAIVEGLAQRIVAQDVPDILHDKRLVVLDLAMMVAGTKYRGQFEERIKAVMNEVRRAKNVILFIDELHTLVGAGGAEGAIDASNVLKPALARGEIQCIGATTFDEYRKYIEKDAALARRFQSIPVDPPTDAQTVEIIKGLRDRYEEHHRVRITDEAVKAAVELSGRYITGRVQPDKSIDVIDEAGARVRIKSMTKPPDLAEIEADIERLSVEKDEAVRGADYEKAADLRDRAEKLRKKKEEIQDEWRARSLEIDGVVDEDVIAEVVSKMTGVPLTRLEKEEAQRLLSLEVELHKKVVSQDEAIKAMAKAIRRARAGLKDPKRPMGSFIFVGPSGVGKTLLSKALAEFMFGDADALIHLDMSEYMEKHNVSRLVGAPPGYVGYEEGGQLTEQIRRRPYAVVLLDEVEKAHPDVFNMLLQIMEEGRLTDSFGRHVDFKNTILIMTSNIGADLIKGGAGFGFQKRSSEVDYENIKGILMKEIERFFRPEFINRLDDVIVFRPLTREDLVGIVEFEVGKVAIRLKEQGYTIELDPAAKEFLIEKGYNPDFGARPLRRAIGTYIEDPLSEQLLSGELHGMNHLLIGRKEGVDALFFEASRTEPAQSGEASDSGSKPQEAQSSST; encoded by the coding sequence ATGTTTGAACGATTTACCGACCGCGCGCGCAAAGTCATGGCCCTGGCCAATCAGGAAGCGCAGCGCTTCAACCACGAATACATTGGGACGGAGCACATCCTTCTCGGCCTTGTCAAGGAAGGCTCGGGGGTGGGTGCCAATGTCCTGAAGAATCTGGATGTTGACCTGCGCAAGGTCCGCCTCGAAGTCGAGAAACTCGTCAAGGCCGGTCCGGAAATGGTCACGATGGGAAAACTCCCCCAGACCCCGCGGGCCAAAAAGGTCATCGAGTACGCGATTGAAGAGGCTCGCAACCTCAACCACAACTACGTCGGCACCGAACACTTGCTGCTCGGCCTGCTGCGTGAGCACGACGGAGTCGCAGCCCAGGTTCTGATGAACCTGAACCTCAAACTCGAAGAGGTGCGCGAAGAAGTTCTGAACCTCCTCGGCGCTGGTGCCGAGACCGATACATCGGCAGGCGAGACCGCGATTCCGGGCGCAGCCCCGGGCAATGGCGGCGAGGCCCGCGGAGCACGCCGCAAGAGTCAGACTCCGGCGCTCGATTCCTTCGGGCGCGACCTGACCGAACTGGCGCGCGAGTCGCAGCTTGACCCGGTCATCGGGCGCGCCACCGAGATCGAGCGACTCACGCAGGTGCTCTGCCGACGCACGAAGAATAACCCTGTCCTCCTCGGTGAAGCTGGCGTGGGCAAGACCGCGATCGTCGAAGGGCTTGCGCAGCGCATTGTGGCGCAGGACGTGCCGGACATTCTGCACGACAAGAGGCTGGTCGTGCTCGATCTTGCGATGATGGTTGCCGGTACGAAGTACCGCGGACAGTTCGAGGAGCGCATCAAGGCGGTCATGAACGAGGTCCGCCGGGCCAAGAACGTGATTCTGTTCATCGACGAACTGCACACGCTCGTCGGTGCCGGTGGGGCCGAGGGCGCGATCGATGCGTCCAACGTGCTCAAGCCGGCGCTGGCGCGTGGCGAGATTCAGTGCATCGGAGCGACGACCTTCGACGAGTACCGCAAGTACATCGAGAAGGACGCGGCGCTGGCGCGGCGGTTCCAGTCGATTCCGGTCGATCCGCCCACCGACGCGCAGACGGTCGAGATCATCAAGGGCCTGCGCGATCGGTATGAAGAGCATCACCGCGTGCGCATCACCGATGAAGCGGTCAAGGCTGCGGTTGAACTCTCGGGCCGGTACATCACCGGACGTGTCCAGCCGGACAAGTCGATCGACGTGATCGATGAGGCCGGTGCGCGAGTGCGCATCAAGAGCATGACCAAGCCACCAGACCTTGCCGAGATCGAGGCCGACATCGAGCGCCTCAGCGTCGAAAAGGATGAAGCCGTGCGCGGTGCCGACTATGAGAAGGCTGCCGATCTGCGCGATCGGGCTGAGAAACTCCGCAAGAAGAAGGAAGAAATTCAGGATGAGTGGCGCGCCCGCAGCCTCGAGATCGACGGCGTGGTCGACGAGGACGTCATTGCTGAAGTCGTCAGCAAGATGACGGGCGTTCCGCTGACGCGGCTCGAGAAGGAAGAGGCGCAGCGCCTGCTCAGCCTCGAAGTCGAACTGCACAAGAAGGTCGTCAGCCAGGACGAAGCGATCAAGGCCATGGCCAAGGCCATTCGCCGCGCTCGCGCCGGGCTCAAGGATCCAAAACGCCCGATGGGTTCGTTCATCTTCGTCGGCCCGTCTGGTGTGGGCAAGACGCTGCTGTCCAAGGCACTGGCCGAGTTCATGTTCGGCGACGCTGATGCGCTCATTCACCTCGACATGAGCGAGTACATGGAGAAGCACAACGTTTCGCGCCTGGTCGGCGCGCCTCCCGGATACGTCGGGTACGAAGAGGGCGGGCAGCTCACCGAGCAGATCCGCCGTCGACCCTATGCCGTCGTGCTGCTCGATGAAGTCGAGAAGGCCCACCCGGATGTGTTCAACATGCTCCTTCAGATCATGGAAGAAGGGCGTCTGACCGATTCGTTCGGGCGCCATGTCGATTTCAAGAACACCATCCTGATCATGACGAGCAACATCGGCGCTGATCTGATCAAGGGTGGTGCGGGCTTCGGCTTCCAGAAGCGATCCAGTGAGGTTGACTACGAAAACATCAAGGGCATCCTGATGAAGGAGATCGAGCGCTTCTTCAGGCCCGAGTTCATCAACCGACTCGACGATGTGATTGTCTTCAGGCCTTTGACCCGCGAAGATCTCGTCGGCATCGTCGAGTTCGAGGTTGGCAAGGTTGCCATCCGGCTCAAGGAGCAGGGCTACACCATCGAGCTCGATCCGGCAGCCAAGGAGTTCCTGATCGAGAAGGGGTACAACCCGGACTTTGGCGCCCGTCCGTTGCGTCGCGCGATCGGGACGTACATCGAAGATCCGCTGAGCGAGCAACTGCTCTCCGGCGAACTCCATGGCATGAACCACCTGCTCATCGGGCGCAAGGAGGGCGTCGATGCGCTGTTCTTCGAGGCGTCTCGCACCGAGCCGGCACAATCGGGTGAAGCAAGCGACTCGGGCAGTAAGCCACAGGAAGCACAGTCATCGTCAACCTGA
- a CDS encoding MBL fold metallo-hydrolase gives MDIRVISIGAMAYNELWGEKQPVRTGHSTTTLIQSGSVRILIDPGLPAQALSARLGERANLKPSDITHVFLTSFHPDARRGLELFPNAEWLISSTERETVGFPLASDLRTLAESGAFTDEADEETRDLAEALRREVAILQRCQAAPDRLAPGVDLFPLPGVTAGMTGLLIPSARGDVLICGDAVPTADHLAQGRAPMRCDDLAAAKVSLSEVVEIADVIIPGRDNLAINPARRLMTGI, from the coding sequence ATGGATATTCGCGTCATCAGCATTGGGGCTATGGCCTACAACGAGTTATGGGGCGAGAAGCAACCCGTTCGCACCGGCCACTCGACCACCACCCTTATTCAAAGCGGGTCAGTTCGCATCCTGATCGATCCTGGCCTGCCCGCCCAAGCCCTCTCAGCCCGCCTTGGCGAACGTGCCAACCTCAAACCCAGCGACATCACTCACGTCTTTTTGACGTCGTTTCATCCCGACGCCCGCCGCGGGCTCGAACTCTTCCCAAACGCCGAGTGGCTCATTTCCTCAACCGAACGCGAGACCGTGGGCTTCCCGCTTGCCTCCGATCTGCGAACACTGGCTGAGAGCGGCGCGTTCACAGATGAAGCCGACGAGGAGACCCGCGATCTGGCCGAGGCGCTGCGGCGGGAGGTTGCGATTCTTCAGCGGTGTCAGGCAGCCCCGGATCGCCTCGCGCCGGGGGTCGATCTCTTCCCCCTGCCAGGCGTCACCGCTGGGATGACGGGGCTACTCATTCCGTCGGCCAGGGGCGATGTGCTGATCTGTGGCGATGCAGTGCCGACCGCCGACCACCTCGCGCAAGGCCGAGCTCCGATGCGATGCGACGACCTCGCCGCTGCCAAGGTCTCCCTGAGCGAAGTTGTTGAGATCGCTGATGTCATCATCCCAGGCCGTGACAACCTCGCAATCAACCCGGCCCGGCGGTTGATGACTGGCATATAA
- a CDS encoding carboxymuconolactone decarboxylase family protein, which yields MPRLTVVEPAQSAGRIKDIFEGPLKGKHLNIFKGMANSATLLDSYLGLSSALSKAKLTQREQEVVQLAVVESASCDYCTAAHTAIGKKAGLSEAQTLGARRGHVEDDPKLDALARFASTLYEKRGNVSDSELAAFRAAGFGDEEICEVVAVYAQATLTSTFNHINQTPVDFPKPPAL from the coding sequence ATGCCCAGACTCACCGTTGTCGAACCCGCCCAGTCGGCCGGCCGCATCAAGGACATCTTCGAAGGCCCGCTCAAAGGCAAGCATCTCAACATCTTCAAGGGCATGGCCAATTCGGCAACACTGCTCGATTCCTACCTCGGGCTTTCCTCTGCCCTCTCCAAAGCCAAACTGACCCAGCGCGAGCAGGAAGTGGTGCAACTCGCTGTGGTCGAGTCTGCCTCGTGCGATTACTGCACCGCTGCCCACACTGCCATCGGCAAAAAAGCAGGCCTGAGCGAAGCGCAGACTCTGGGCGCACGCCGCGGGCATGTAGAAGATGACCCGAAGCTCGATGCGCTCGCTCGCTTCGCCTCAACCCTGTACGAAAAACGGGGCAACGTCTCGGACAGCGAACTCGCTGCATTCCGTGCTGCAGGCTTCGGCGACGAGGAAATCTGCGAGGTCGTCGCTGTGTACGCTCAGGCAACCCTCACCTCGACCTTCAACCACATCAACCAGACCCCTGTCGACTTCCCCAAGCCTCCAGCACTCTGA